A genomic window from Prochlorococcus sp. RS04 includes:
- a CDS encoding chlorophyll a/b-binding protein: MDALTSFIVVIIAITIQFSLYAIKRLQEPLEPNYLMDKNSKKIKNYMGKFWKNAEITNGRLAMIGFLALIINYGFFGWIIPGFI, translated from the coding sequence ATGGATGCTCTTACTAGTTTTATAGTTGTTATCATCGCAATAACTATTCAATTCTCTTTATACGCCATCAAAAGGTTGCAGGAACCTTTAGAACCAAATTATTTGATGGATAAAAATTCGAAAAAAATAAAAAACTACATGGGTAAATTTTGGAAAAATGCCGAAATAACAAATGGGAGATTAGCTATGATTGGTTTTTTAGCTTTGATAATAAACTACGGTTTTTTTGGGTGGATAATACCTGGTTTTATTTAA
- a CDS encoding DUF1651 domain-containing protein, which produces MTSGVANVRTYFYRGSLIDPPTGWLFNKKSGLLIFFESYKKSVSNNLKVYTHLFYANELGEPAQIKNSRLHSIECACETWNELISGGWQIVTNKFQ; this is translated from the coding sequence ATGACTTCAGGAGTCGCTAATGTTCGGACTTATTTTTATCGTGGCAGCCTTATTGACCCCCCAACTGGCTGGTTGTTTAACAAAAAAAGTGGTTTATTAATTTTTTTTGAGAGTTATAAGAAATCTGTATCTAATAACTTAAAAGTATATACTCATCTTTTCTATGCAAATGAATTAGGTGAACCAGCCCAAATTAAAAATTCAAGACTCCACTCTATTGAGTGTGCTTGTGAAACATGGAATGAATTGATTTCAGGAGGTTGGCAAATTGTTACTAATAAATTCCAGTAA
- a CDS encoding TIGR02450 family Trp-rich protein, whose amino-acid sequence MKWPPSLCWTAPKTINGNRHFQVKAYGGKNENRWVDIFPTKNKKDIKRILWTKLKSEWTSGWLRLPKDKE is encoded by the coding sequence ATGAAATGGCCTCCTTCTCTTTGTTGGACAGCACCAAAAACTATTAATGGTAATAGGCATTTTCAAGTTAAAGCTTATGGTGGTAAAAATGAAAATAGATGGGTTGATATTTTTCCTACCAAAAATAAAAAAGATATTAAAAGGATCCTATGGACAAAACTAAAATCAGAATGGACTTCTGGATGGTTGAGGCTCCCAAAAGATAAAGAATAA